A DNA window from Mastomys coucha isolate ucsf_1 unplaced genomic scaffold, UCSF_Mcou_1 pScaffold21, whole genome shotgun sequence contains the following coding sequences:
- the LOC116100763 gene encoding olfactory receptor 52N1 has product MSLVNVSSLTPASFILNGIPGLEEVHLWISFPLFTMYSIALTGNFGLIYLIYSEEVLHRPMYIFLALLSFTDVLMCTSTLPNTLCILWFNVKKIDFKACLAQMFFVHTFTGMESGVLMLMALDRYVAICYPLRYATILTNVVIAKAGMLTFLRGIILVIPFIFLTKRLPYCKGNVIPHTYCDHMSVAKISCGNVQINAIYGLMVALLIGGFDILCITVSYTMILRAVVSLSSADARQKAFSTCTAHICAIIITYVPAFFTFFTHRFGRHTIPPHIHIIMANLYLLMPPTMNPIVYGVKTKQIRESVIRFLFKGRENSSHKI; this is encoded by the coding sequence ATGTCACTTGTAAATGTCAGCAGCCTGACTCCAGCTTCATTCATCCTCAATGGCATCCCTGGTCTGGAAGAGGTTCATTTGTGGATCTCCTTCCCACTATTTACCATGTACAGCATTGCTCTTACAGGAAACTTTGGACTTATATATCTTATCTATTCTGAAGAGGTCTTGCACAGACCTATGTACATCTTCCTAGCCCTTCTTTCCTTCACAGATGTGCTCATGTGCACCAGCACCCTTCCCAACACTCTCTGCATACTGTGGTTCAATGTCAAGAAGATTGACTTTAAGGCCTGCCTGGCTCAGATGTTCTTTGTGCACACTTTCACAGGAATGGAGTCTGGAGTGCTGATGCTCATGGCCTTGGACCGTTATGTGGCCATCTGTTATCCTCTGCGCTATGCCACTATCCTCACTAATGTGGTCATTGCCAAGGCAGGGATGCTTACTTTTCTAAGGGGCATAATTCTTGTCATCCCTTTCATATTCCTCACCAAGCGCCTGCCATACTGCAAGGGTAATGTCATCCCCCACACCTACTGTGACCACATGTCTGTTGCTAAAATATCCTGTGGCAATGTTCAGATCAATGCCATCTATGGTCTAATGGTTGCCCTCCTGATTGGGGGCTTTGATATCCTGTGCATCACAGTCTCCTACACTATGATCCTACGGGCAGTTGTGAGTCTGTCATCAGCAGATGCTCGGCAGAAGGCTTTCAGCACCTGCACTGCTCATATCTGTGCCATCATCATCACTTATGTCCCAGCCTTCTTCACCTTCTTTACACACCGCTTTGGGCGGCATACCATCCCTCCCCACATACATATCATTATGGCTAATCTCTATCTACTCATGCCTCCCACCATGAACCCTATTGTGTATGGGGTGAAAACCAAGCAGATACGAGAGAGTGTCATTAGGTTCTTGTTTAAAGGGAGAGAAAATTCTTCTCATAAAATTTAA